In the Lysinibacillus sp. PLM2 genome, one interval contains:
- the ykuM gene encoding putative HTH-type transcriptional regulator YkuM yields the protein MTATEAEIVKILAEEKNMRKAAERLFLTQPALSQRLQSIEKEWGAQLFIRSQKGLTPTPAGELVIQYAIDTIARKEEVFESIQALNSKVHGTLKIACASIVGQNWLPKVLKEFVTTYPDAKISLITGWSSEIVKALYEGDAHIGIVRGQAEWKGKKIHLFRDMMYLVDKEIKEIDDILTTNRPFIQFKSDSNYYQEIQLWWQRHFSSNPKRQIIVDQIETCKQMAMNGIGYAILPSITLNGEEGVNKIPLSNTDKEIGLTRDTWLIGYDSAFELRQVAAFVDVVKNHASTMYEDNGYFKK from the coding sequence ATGACAGCAACAGAAGCAGAAATTGTAAAAATTCTAGCTGAAGAAAAAAATATGAGAAAAGCAGCAGAAAGATTATTTTTAACACAGCCCGCATTATCTCAAAGATTACAATCCATTGAAAAAGAGTGGGGTGCTCAGCTATTCATACGATCTCAAAAAGGGCTTACCCCTACACCAGCTGGAGAGCTTGTTATACAATATGCCATTGATACCATCGCAAGAAAAGAGGAAGTGTTTGAATCTATCCAAGCGCTAAACTCAAAGGTACACGGAACATTAAAAATTGCTTGTGCATCCATTGTTGGACAAAACTGGCTTCCTAAGGTGTTAAAAGAATTCGTGACAACTTATCCAGATGCAAAAATATCACTAATTACTGGCTGGAGCTCTGAAATTGTGAAAGCACTTTATGAGGGAGATGCTCATATTGGCATCGTACGCGGTCAAGCGGAATGGAAAGGGAAAAAAATCCATCTTTTTCGGGATATGATGTATTTGGTGGACAAAGAAATTAAAGAAATCGACGATATCTTAACAACGAATCGTCCATTTATCCAATTTAAAAGTGATTCTAACTACTACCAAGAAATACAATTATGGTGGCAAAGACATTTTTCTTCAAATCCTAAACGACAAATTATCGTAGACCAAATTGAAACTTGTAAACAAATGGCCATGAATGGAATCGGCTATGCAATACTTCCTTCGATTACTTTAAATGGGGAGGAAGGCGTAAATAAAATTCCACTGTCAAATACGGATAAGGAAATAGGGCTAACTCGAGATACTTGGTTAATCGGATATGATTCGGCATTTGAGCTTAGACAAGTTGCTGCTTTCGTAGATGTAGTGAAAAATCATGCAAGTACAATGTACGAAGATAATGGGTATTTTAAAAAATAA
- a CDS encoding N-acetyldiaminopimelate deacetylase, whose protein sequence is MDALIQIRRDLHQIPELGFQEFKTQKYLLNKIEAFPQDYLSITTWKTGIVVQIAGSNPTKTIGWRTDIDGLPIVEETGLSFASTHEGQMHACGHDCHMTIALALVQAFAINQPKQNVIVYFQPAEEGPGGAEPMLEWIKTERPDLLPDEIYALHIAPEYPVGTVATRPGLLFANTSELFIDLKGLGGHAAYPHKTRDMTVAAANLILQLQTIISRNVDPMESAVITIGKMTSGTVQNIIAENARLEGTIRTLNAEAMKEVKRRIEAICKGIEASFECSISIDYGSMYYEVNNNEDCANKLLSFAEQFENCKAVLSPAAMTGEDFGYFLKEIPGALYWAGANCDYGLHHAKITPDENLLAFNANFVEQFIRSF, encoded by the coding sequence ATGGACGCACTGATCCAAATTCGAAGAGATCTTCACCAAATACCTGAGTTAGGGTTTCAAGAATTTAAAACACAAAAATATCTTTTAAATAAAATAGAAGCGTTTCCTCAAGATTACTTAAGTATCACAACATGGAAAACAGGTATCGTTGTTCAAATAGCTGGGAGCAATCCAACAAAAACCATTGGATGGCGAACGGACATAGATGGTTTGCCAATTGTTGAGGAGACAGGCTTATCCTTTGCTTCAACCCATGAGGGGCAAATGCACGCTTGTGGTCATGATTGTCACATGACCATCGCTTTAGCCCTTGTACAAGCATTTGCAATAAATCAACCGAAGCAAAATGTCATTGTCTATTTTCAGCCTGCAGAAGAAGGTCCTGGTGGTGCAGAACCGATGCTTGAATGGATAAAAACTGAGCGTCCAGATCTATTACCAGATGAAATTTATGCATTACATATTGCCCCTGAATATCCTGTAGGTACTGTTGCAACGCGGCCTGGCTTATTGTTTGCGAACACATCTGAGCTTTTTATAGACTTAAAAGGTTTAGGAGGGCATGCAGCTTATCCGCATAAGACACGAGATATGACAGTCGCTGCTGCGAATTTAATATTACAATTACAGACGATTATTAGCAGGAATGTTGATCCGATGGAAAGTGCAGTTATTACGATTGGAAAAATGACTTCAGGTACGGTACAAAATATTATTGCTGAAAATGCAAGGTTAGAAGGTACGATTCGAACGCTTAATGCGGAAGCCATGAAAGAGGTTAAACGCAGAATTGAAGCGATATGTAAAGGAATTGAAGCATCCTTTGAATGTTCGATATCGATTGATTATGGTTCGATGTATTATGAAGTTAATAATAACGAAGATTGTGCAAATAAGCTATTATCCTTTGCAGAACAATTTGAAAACTGTAAGGCCGTCCTTAGTCCTGCTGCAATGACTGGTGAAGATTTTGGCTACTTCTTAAAAGAAATACCTGGTGCTTTGTATTGGGCAGGCGCTAATTGCGATTATGGTTTACATCACGCAAAAATAACACCAGATGAAAATCTCCTCGCCTTTAACGCCAATTTTGTAGAACAGTTTATAAGAAGTTTTTAA
- the dapH gene encoding 2,3,4,5-tetrahydropyridine-2,6-dicarboxylate N-acetyltransferase, with amino-acid sequence MSEKLNAQQIIEFISNSKKVTPVKVYVKGENVASLSYGENTKVFGEGNNAVVFGEWNEIEAALKQHASQITDYVVENDRRNSGVPLLDLKYQNARIEPGAIIRDQVTIGDNAVIMMGAIINIGAEIGEKTMIDMGAVLGGRATVGKNCHIGAGTVLAGVIEPPSAQPVIIEDDVVIGANAVVLEGVRVGKGAVVAAGAIVISDVEPYTVVGGVPARVLKKIDEKTKSKTEIIDALRNI; translated from the coding sequence GTGTCTGAAAAATTAAACGCACAACAAATTATCGAATTTATTTCAAACTCAAAGAAAGTAACACCTGTAAAAGTTTATGTAAAAGGTGAAAACGTAGCAAGTCTTTCATATGGTGAAAATACAAAAGTTTTCGGTGAAGGTAATAATGCTGTAGTCTTCGGTGAATGGAATGAGATTGAAGCAGCTTTAAAACAGCATGCATCTCAAATTACAGATTATGTGGTAGAAAACGACCGTCGTAACTCTGGTGTTCCATTACTTGATTTAAAATATCAAAATGCACGTATTGAGCCAGGTGCAATTATTCGTGACCAAGTAACAATTGGCGATAATGCAGTGATTATGATGGGTGCTATCATTAATATTGGTGCTGAAATCGGCGAAAAAACAATGATCGATATGGGCGCGGTATTAGGTGGACGTGCTACTGTAGGTAAAAACTGTCACATTGGTGCAGGAACAGTCCTTGCTGGTGTTATTGAACCACCTTCAGCACAACCAGTTATTATCGAAGATGATGTTGTAATTGGTGCAAATGCTGTCGTTTTAGAAGGTGTTCGTGTCGGTAAAGGCGCTGTAGTGGCTGCCGGAGCTATCGTTATTTCTGATGTAGAGCCATATACAGTTGTTGGCGGCGTACCAGCAAGAGTATTAAAGAAAATCGATGAAAAAACAAAATCTAAAACAGAAATTATCGACGCTTTAAGAAATATTTAA